From a single Corynebacterium kroppenstedtii DSM 44385 genomic region:
- a CDS encoding diacylglycerol/lipid kinase family protein has product MTPVTILFNPHSTGDSEKRARRLADQLEGLFEVTVVPTQFQGHAEKIAAQITKESESIHVIVCSSGDGTYNEVVNGVVSHPHDHIRTAILPSGNANDHYHALSNGKALAHRIITSDYTDIDVLKLVSTGKDNLERYAHSYIGFGLTPHIGEKLTAAHLTKWNQGWIVMRNLFSVKPVKIIHEGHQEKFDNLVFANVPRMSKVIKISDHTSLTNGKFDVVKHKSLTLAMLVGYLFRASTLGLHNTDREERWHFILEKDSQVQLDGEVMYLSKYDEITISVVPHTLACAA; this is encoded by the coding sequence ATGACACCAGTAACAATCCTCTTTAATCCCCACTCGACAGGTGACAGTGAAAAACGCGCACGACGGTTGGCTGACCAGCTTGAGGGGCTTTTTGAGGTCACTGTCGTCCCTACTCAATTTCAGGGACATGCCGAGAAAATAGCCGCCCAGATCACCAAAGAATCTGAGAGCATTCATGTCATCGTCTGTTCCAGCGGTGACGGAACATACAACGAAGTAGTCAATGGTGTTGTGAGTCATCCACATGACCACATTCGCACTGCTATCTTGCCGAGCGGTAATGCAAATGATCATTATCACGCATTGAGTAACGGCAAAGCCTTGGCACATCGCATTATTACCAGTGATTACACAGACATTGACGTCCTTAAATTGGTAAGTACTGGAAAAGATAATCTTGAGCGTTATGCCCACTCATATATCGGATTTGGTCTAACCCCTCATATCGGAGAAAAACTCACGGCGGCGCATTTGACCAAGTGGAATCAGGGATGGATTGTCATGAGGAACCTCTTCTCCGTGAAACCCGTGAAAATCATTCACGAAGGTCACCAGGAGAAATTCGATAATTTAGTATTCGCCAATGTCCCCAGGATGAGCAAAGTTATCAAAATTAGTGACCATACTTCGCTAACGAACGGGAAGTTCGATGTGGTGAAGCATAAAAGCCTGACACTGGCCATGCTGGTCGGCTACCTTTTCCGCGCCAGTACTTTGGGCCTCCACAACACCGACCGCGAGGAACGGTGGCATTTCATCTTGGAAAAGGACTCTCAGGTCCAGCTGGATGGGGAGGTCATGTACTTGTCTAAGTACGACGAGATCACTATCTCTGTTGTTCCCCACACACTGGCGTGTGCCGCGTGA
- a CDS encoding aminopeptidase P family protein: MPSLPTGVVPTIDSTDFLNERLRTFYNGEKQPSTFSEEEMQRRLDALRGVMAEQDLDAVVLTSQHNIKYYSDFLYTHFGRFYAVVVTADECCTISAGIDAGMPWRRSTGDNLIYTDWGRNNYPHAINTAIRERVTPRRVGLEFDGLSVHLYSAITTTIGPEVEFVDIAPSTMRLRMIKSDEEIAVITDGANVADIGGFAIREALEAGPKTEYELALIGTEAMVKEIAHRYPGSEIRDTWVWFQSGINTDGAHNWPTTRMVEPGDILSLNCFPMISGYYTALERTMFYGDIDDATRRYWDVNMEVYYRGLELIRPGAVCGDIAKELNLIYAKHGMLGLRTFGYGHSFGVLSHYYGREAGLELREDIDTVLEPNMVVSMEPMITVPDGEPGAGGYREHDILVITDDGARDITGFPTGPEKNVIAAG; the protein is encoded by the coding sequence ATGCCATCTTTGCCCACCGGGGTCGTCCCCACCATTGATTCCACGGATTTTCTTAATGAACGTCTGCGCACTTTTTACAACGGTGAGAAGCAGCCTTCGACCTTCAGTGAGGAAGAAATGCAGCGTCGCCTTGATGCTTTGCGTGGTGTCATGGCCGAGCAAGATCTTGATGCCGTGGTGCTGACCTCCCAGCACAACATCAAGTACTATTCCGATTTCCTTTACACCCATTTCGGACGTTTCTACGCCGTGGTCGTGACCGCCGACGAGTGCTGCACGATCAGTGCCGGTATCGATGCAGGTATGCCTTGGCGACGTTCGACGGGCGATAACCTGATTTACACCGATTGGGGCCGCAACAACTATCCCCACGCGATCAATACCGCTATTCGCGAGCGGGTAACACCACGACGGGTTGGCTTGGAATTCGATGGCCTGTCCGTTCATCTTTATAGCGCCATTACGACGACCATTGGGCCTGAAGTTGAATTCGTCGACATTGCTCCGTCGACAATGAGATTGCGCATGATCAAGTCGGACGAAGAAATCGCCGTCATTACCGACGGTGCCAACGTGGCGGATATTGGTGGTTTCGCTATCCGCGAGGCTCTAGAGGCCGGCCCTAAGACGGAATACGAGCTGGCGCTCATTGGCACCGAGGCCATGGTGAAAGAGATTGCTCATCGCTATCCCGGCAGCGAGATCCGCGACACGTGGGTGTGGTTCCAATCCGGCATTAACACCGACGGCGCGCACAACTGGCCGACGACGCGGATGGTTGAGCCGGGCGACATTTTGAGTCTGAACTGTTTCCCGATGATCAGTGGCTACTACACAGCCTTGGAACGGACGATGTTTTACGGTGACATTGACGACGCTACCCGGCGCTATTGGGACGTCAATATGGAGGTGTACTACCGGGGTCTGGAGCTGATCCGACCAGGTGCGGTGTGTGGGGATATCGCCAAGGAGCTGAACCTTATTTATGCCAAGCACGGGATGCTGGGGCTGCGCACCTTCGGTTACGGACATTCGTTCGGCGTGCTCTCGCACTACTACGGGCGGGAAGCCGGGCTGGAGCTCCGCGAGGATATCGATACTGTCCTCGAACCGAACATGGTGGTGTCCATGGAACCCATGATTACCGTTCCTGATGGTGAACCGGGTGCCGGCGGATACCGCGAACACGACATTCTCGTGATTACCGACGACGGAGCCCGTGATATCACTGGTTTCCCGACCGGCCCTGAGAAGAACGTGATTGCTGCTGGGTGA
- a CDS encoding YbjQ family protein, whose product MIVTTTNTIEGKQIGQYLRVVAGETVAGINAFKDISAGFRNLVGGRSNSYEGEIRKAREDALGEMVDRAHELGAEGIVGVDIDYEAVGQNMIMVTASGTAVTFQ is encoded by the coding sequence ATGATCGTGACTACCACAAATACCATCGAGGGTAAGCAGATCGGTCAGTACCTGCGCGTCGTGGCGGGTGAGACCGTCGCGGGGATTAACGCGTTCAAGGACATCAGCGCAGGGTTCCGCAACCTGGTCGGTGGCCGTTCCAACAGCTACGAGGGTGAGATCCGTAAGGCACGCGAGGACGCGCTCGGAGAGATGGTCGACCGCGCGCATGAGCTCGGCGCGGAAGGAATCGTCGGCGTTGACATCGACTACGAAGCCGTGGGGCAGAACATGATCATGGTGACTGCTTCCGGCACCGCCGTGACATTTCAGTAG
- the solA gene encoding N-methyl-L-tryptophan oxidase: protein MTNNHGFDADDGFDADVIVVGLGSMGSAAADRLSERGQKVLGFEQFHRGHDNGSHHGGSRIIRMSYFEHPDYVPLLRRAFELWDELEADSQQRGWEQLVHYTGGLYAGPPGCTTVEGSRISAVEHGVDHELLSADDIRARFPHFAVKDDEVAVFEKRAGFVRPELTVALQLARAEERGAVLRHRHKVLNIEPKDGGVAVTVAGAVGKEGKPGTQKYGEPEVFTARTAVICPGAWAPGLFEETGIPQRAERQVMHWFSPGEEFAEYERGRVYIHERADELQIYGFPAADGEEAGAKVAFFRNGRTVDPDQLDREVTDAEINEMRERLLTFVPALGRGEHRNSRACMYTTTPDEHFVIGRRPQWNDPNIIIACGFSGHGFKFVPAIGEVLADLATDGRTDHPIDLFDPLRFTEVRAAVSQEV, encoded by the coding sequence ATGACGAACAATCACGGTTTTGACGCAGATGACGGTTTTGACGCGGACGTCATTGTTGTGGGTTTGGGTTCGATGGGATCTGCTGCCGCGGATCGGCTGAGTGAACGAGGGCAGAAGGTCTTAGGCTTCGAGCAGTTTCATCGCGGTCACGACAATGGATCCCACCATGGTGGATCGAGGATCATTCGGATGAGCTATTTTGAGCATCCGGATTATGTGCCACTGTTACGGCGGGCTTTCGAGCTGTGGGACGAGCTGGAAGCAGATAGCCAGCAGCGAGGGTGGGAGCAGCTTGTCCATTACACAGGCGGTTTGTACGCGGGACCGCCCGGTTGCACCACGGTGGAGGGGTCGCGGATCTCTGCGGTTGAGCATGGGGTTGACCACGAATTACTTTCTGCCGACGACATTCGCGCTCGTTTTCCCCACTTTGCGGTAAAGGACGATGAGGTGGCGGTGTTCGAGAAGCGTGCGGGTTTCGTTCGCCCGGAGTTAACAGTTGCCTTACAGCTGGCCCGAGCGGAAGAACGTGGCGCAGTGCTACGTCATCGCCACAAGGTGTTGAACATTGAGCCAAAGGACGGTGGGGTTGCTGTGACGGTCGCTGGAGCCGTCGGCAAGGAAGGAAAGCCCGGCACACAAAAGTACGGGGAGCCAGAGGTCTTTACTGCCCGAACAGCGGTGATCTGCCCAGGTGCCTGGGCGCCCGGTCTGTTTGAAGAGACGGGCATTCCGCAGCGTGCGGAGCGCCAGGTCATGCACTGGTTTAGCCCAGGGGAGGAGTTCGCAGAATATGAACGGGGCCGGGTGTATATTCACGAGCGCGCCGACGAGCTCCAGATTTACGGTTTCCCGGCCGCGGATGGGGAAGAAGCAGGGGCTAAGGTGGCGTTTTTCCGCAATGGTCGGACGGTTGACCCGGACCAGTTGGATCGGGAGGTCACTGACGCTGAGATCAATGAGATGCGGGAGCGTCTGCTGACTTTTGTGCCGGCCCTCGGCCGCGGGGAGCATCGGAATAGTCGGGCCTGCATGTACACCACCACGCCTGACGAACATTTCGTGATTGGCCGGCGCCCCCAGTGGAATGATCCGAACATCATTATTGCGTGCGGGTTTTCGGGGCACGGTTTTAAATTTGTTCCAGCCATCGGCGAGGTTCTTGCGGACCTTGCTACCGACGGTCGTACGGATCATCCCATTGACCTTTTCGACCCATTACGCTTCACCGAGGTTCGAGCTGCGGTGTCACAGGAAGTGTGA
- a CDS encoding Nramp family divalent metal transporter produces MSQPSASPSSKRLIGLLGPAFIAAIAYVDPGNVAANISSGATYGYLLVWVLATANLMAMIIQYQAAKLGIVTGKSLPQLLGQRLSRPWRIAYWLQAEIVAAATDLAEIIGGAVALHLLFGVSPLTGGIIVGAVSMALLLTQGTAQKVFERLIIVMLVIITFGFLAGLFLAPPNLRGIAGGLVPRFEGSNSVILAASMLGATVMPHVIYLHSSLVIHRHGAGHEDPHVIRRLLKATRIDIIIALGIAGLVNIGLLLLAASALSGRHGTDTIEGAHAALSSALGPVIGVIFAIGLLFSGLASTSVGAYAGSEVMKGMLHFQVKLWIRRAITLIPALLIIGLSIDATYALVISQVVLSFGIPFALIPLQMVTGGKVMGQYRDKALKWIGVIISALIIGLNIVLIVMTLRGQA; encoded by the coding sequence ATGTCACAGCCATCGGCATCTCCGTCGTCGAAGCGGCTTATCGGTCTGCTGGGCCCGGCTTTCATTGCAGCTATTGCCTACGTGGACCCCGGAAACGTTGCGGCGAACATCTCCTCTGGCGCAACCTACGGGTATCTGTTGGTGTGGGTGCTCGCGACCGCGAACCTGATGGCCATGATCATCCAGTATCAGGCCGCAAAGCTCGGAATCGTCACCGGGAAGAGCCTTCCCCAACTGCTAGGCCAGCGGCTTTCCCGACCGTGGCGAATCGCATATTGGCTACAAGCGGAAATTGTGGCGGCGGCTACTGACCTCGCAGAGATCATCGGTGGTGCCGTCGCCCTGCATTTATTGTTCGGGGTATCCCCGCTGACGGGCGGGATTATTGTCGGGGCCGTGTCGATGGCTCTGCTGTTAACGCAGGGAACCGCTCAAAAGGTATTCGAGCGGCTCATCATAGTAATGCTGGTCATTATCACTTTTGGTTTCCTTGCAGGTTTGTTTCTTGCGCCACCTAATCTCCGGGGGATCGCTGGCGGATTAGTTCCCCGGTTTGAAGGAAGCAATAGCGTGATACTCGCTGCCTCCATGTTGGGGGCGACGGTGATGCCTCACGTTATTTACTTACATTCGTCATTAGTTATTCATCGGCATGGTGCCGGCCATGAAGATCCCCACGTCATTCGTCGTTTATTAAAAGCGACCCGTATCGACATTATTATCGCGCTCGGAATCGCGGGGCTTGTGAATATCGGGCTCCTCTTGCTGGCTGCATCCGCCTTAAGTGGCCGGCACGGGACCGACACCATCGAAGGCGCCCATGCAGCTTTGAGCAGCGCATTAGGGCCTGTGATAGGTGTCATTTTTGCCATCGGGCTTTTGTTTTCCGGCCTCGCTTCGACGTCGGTCGGCGCATATGCGGGCTCCGAAGTGATGAAGGGGATGCTTCATTTCCAAGTGAAGCTGTGGATACGGCGCGCAATTACGCTCATTCCGGCGCTCCTCATTATTGGGCTGAGTATTGATGCCACCTATGCACTTGTTATTTCACAAGTCGTCTTAAGCTTTGGTATTCCGTTTGCCCTCATCCCGTTGCAAATGGTGACGGGCGGGAAAGTCATGGGGCAGTATCGAGATAAAGCGCTGAAATGGATTGGCGTTATTATCTCAGCGCTCATTATCGGTCTTAATATCGTCCTTATTGTGATGACTCTTCGCGGCCAAGCCTGA
- a CDS encoding sigma factor-like helix-turn-helix DNA-binding protein: protein MSENNNLSDETHVDQLGHASSRLGDTFYADDDSSDASPLLFSPDHETFARQGQDDQPPDESRTALDILSYLAAMEGSLRGVVDRYGDAPTYINEAVDNALASSVTASDSWAIGIPPAERAARLLETIFVQFSDREQEILYRRYGDGHEETLENIGHAVGLTRERIRQILAGLDSTISESISRGPVANLLAAMRYHAYPVGTVKALSQKYPELERTLHGWEAPLWKILDVLDDRFSVEQGWVCFPSFGECQKKTTELLDDMTDKYGVVSFKEIQRISHVPEDDLIKWLEGCGVAVIGDHVVANPTTAVNRIQAALDIAGHPLSLDEIAHMWGIGRARSLANAAYSEDSIIRISKTKIALREWGLDEFISIRDFIGSRVGDESADLDDLISEGTTKFGVSASSIRSYASSGEFRLDDGIVSRRNDDIEPHRQPEDSRGLYWRNGRWQYLVTVNHDHMRGSGTGVPACVAQLLGLQLGQPRHIPSDDGDQSVAWNATGTTTGSIRRLLVAQGIIEGERIWMDFGNGTYFRIEPAAPRAPFLLEDEVSAEREDPGYTPNPLHAGGVGLGPESRSITMVNLANYMGISHDEIAQRIDDLGGETGNTIDQVCESLVAEYLGLAPDAPRRRIVARLRHRHDKDAIAMVEELWL from the coding sequence ATGAGCGAAAACAATAACCTTTCCGACGAAACTCACGTCGACCAGCTCGGTCATGCATCTAGTCGTCTGGGCGATACTTTTTATGCTGACGATGATTCGAGTGACGCCTCGCCTTTACTGTTTTCCCCCGACCATGAAACATTCGCCAGGCAGGGACAGGATGACCAACCGCCTGATGAATCACGCACTGCGCTGGACATTCTGTCTTATCTCGCTGCCATGGAAGGATCCCTTCGCGGCGTAGTTGACCGCTACGGTGATGCGCCGACGTACATCAACGAAGCGGTTGACAACGCTCTGGCCTCGTCCGTTACGGCTTCTGATTCGTGGGCCATCGGCATCCCACCTGCGGAACGGGCTGCCCGCCTGCTGGAAACCATATTCGTTCAGTTTTCTGACCGAGAGCAGGAAATACTGTATCGACGCTACGGGGACGGCCACGAGGAAACACTAGAGAATATTGGCCACGCGGTTGGCCTGACCCGGGAGCGTATTCGTCAAATTTTGGCGGGACTGGATTCGACGATCAGTGAATCCATATCGCGAGGTCCCGTCGCCAACCTCCTTGCCGCAATGCGGTATCACGCGTATCCCGTCGGCACAGTGAAGGCGCTTTCCCAGAAATACCCGGAACTCGAACGAACTTTGCACGGTTGGGAAGCGCCCTTGTGGAAAATACTCGATGTTTTGGACGATCGTTTTTCTGTCGAACAAGGGTGGGTATGTTTTCCTAGCTTCGGCGAATGCCAAAAGAAGACGACAGAGTTACTCGACGATATGACCGACAAATACGGTGTCGTCTCTTTTAAAGAAATTCAGCGCATCAGCCATGTTCCGGAGGACGACCTGATCAAGTGGCTCGAGGGGTGTGGTGTCGCTGTTATTGGCGACCACGTGGTGGCGAATCCGACAACTGCGGTGAACCGAATTCAGGCTGCGCTCGATATTGCCGGTCATCCTCTTTCCCTTGATGAGATCGCGCATATGTGGGGCATTGGCCGGGCCCGTAGTTTGGCAAATGCTGCTTATTCTGAAGACTCAATTATCCGGATTAGTAAAACCAAGATCGCTTTACGGGAGTGGGGTCTGGACGAGTTCATTTCCATCCGGGATTTTATTGGTTCCCGTGTTGGTGATGAGTCGGCCGATCTTGATGACCTTATCTCTGAAGGAACGACAAAGTTTGGGGTATCGGCGTCGTCGATTCGTTCATATGCCAGTTCCGGTGAATTCCGTCTGGATGATGGAATTGTTAGCCGACGAAATGACGACATAGAACCCCACCGTCAGCCCGAGGATTCTCGAGGTCTCTATTGGCGCAATGGTCGGTGGCAATACCTCGTCACCGTGAATCATGACCACATGCGGGGCAGCGGAACCGGCGTCCCCGCCTGTGTCGCTCAGCTACTCGGATTGCAGTTGGGCCAACCTCGGCATATCCCCAGCGACGACGGTGACCAATCCGTCGCCTGGAACGCGACAGGAACAACAACAGGATCGATCCGGCGGCTTCTCGTCGCGCAAGGGATCATAGAGGGCGAACGGATTTGGATGGACTTCGGAAACGGCACATACTTCCGCATTGAGCCGGCCGCGCCGCGCGCACCGTTCCTCCTTGAAGACGAGGTATCTGCCGAACGCGAAGATCCAGGTTATACGCCCAATCCGCTACATGCTGGTGGGGTAGGGTTGGGCCCAGAGAGCCGTTCCATCACCATGGTCAACTTAGCCAACTACATGGGGATTTCCCACGATGAGATTGCTCAGCGGATCGACGACCTCGGCGGTGAGACCGGAAACACGATTGATCAAGTGTGTGAAAGCTTGGTTGCGGAGTACCTCGGGCTAGCACCCGATGCACCACGCCGCAGGATCGTTGCTCGGTTACGCCACCGCCATGACAAAGATGCCATCGCGATGGTCGAAGAGCTGTGGCTTTAA
- a CDS encoding YkvI family membrane protein has protein sequence MRQSMAVAMAFVGLLVGAGFATGKEMLQYFIAFGSIGLVGVVITGALMAIFGWVVLQVGSYFLADEHGHVFKNIAHPRVSRILDLCVSATMVTMGMMMLAGAGSSVKQTFGLPGWLGSAGLAIIVYFVCFLDAEKVSNIIGIVTPLMIVAVIILFVWSLVHVPDDFSFSAASELGKKEAAPVSPWWWSAINCAGMTLMCAIGMSLVIGGTHTKLRDVGIGGLIGGSIIGIMMLMETVTLFINVKDAGGKDIPMASVTHAINPAAGIILQIIILIMIFNTALGDFYAFSRRIDVALPTHPKINLAVILTICWAISLFGFGPLIQVVFPILGYLGTFVGIVFIAWRIRWSRLIRGEKERRNRIRQLTHLYIHPNIAVDSTMELNHELEGSDANSEKLFATVAQEERRKLDPDATLHKEDR, from the coding sequence ATGAGACAGAGTATGGCTGTTGCCATGGCATTTGTTGGCCTCCTGGTTGGTGCCGGGTTCGCCACTGGTAAAGAAATGCTCCAGTATTTCATCGCCTTCGGGTCAATTGGCCTGGTAGGAGTGGTGATCACTGGAGCACTCATGGCTATTTTCGGATGGGTTGTTCTACAGGTCGGAAGCTATTTCCTTGCCGACGAACACGGGCATGTTTTTAAGAACATTGCACACCCACGAGTATCACGAATTTTGGACCTCTGTGTCTCCGCAACCATGGTGACCATGGGCATGATGATGCTGGCCGGAGCAGGCTCCAGCGTGAAGCAGACCTTCGGTTTGCCCGGATGGCTGGGTTCCGCTGGGTTAGCGATCATCGTGTACTTCGTCTGTTTCCTTGATGCGGAAAAGGTATCCAACATCATCGGTATTGTGACGCCACTGATGATTGTTGCCGTCATCATTCTTTTCGTATGGTCACTCGTTCACGTTCCTGACGACTTTTCCTTCAGCGCAGCTAGCGAATTAGGTAAGAAAGAAGCCGCACCTGTTTCACCGTGGTGGTGGTCGGCTATCAACTGTGCCGGCATGACCTTGATGTGCGCGATCGGAATGTCACTGGTCATCGGCGGTACTCACACTAAGCTTCGCGACGTCGGTATCGGCGGTCTTATCGGTGGCTCGATTATCGGAATCATGATGCTGATGGAGACGGTCACGCTCTTCATCAACGTTAAAGATGCCGGAGGAAAAGATATTCCGATGGCGTCGGTTACCCACGCTATTAACCCTGCCGCCGGTATTATTCTTCAGATTATTATTCTGATCATGATTTTTAATACCGCGTTAGGCGATTTTTACGCCTTCTCACGGCGTATCGACGTCGCCCTCCCCACACATCCGAAGATCAACCTCGCCGTTATTCTGACTATTTGCTGGGCAATTAGTTTGTTCGGTTTCGGACCGTTGATTCAGGTTGTTTTCCCCATCCTGGGATACTTGGGAACGTTCGTCGGAATCGTGTTTATTGCATGGCGCATTCGCTGGAGCCGGCTCATTCGCGGCGAAAAGGAACGTCGTAACCGAATTCGACAGCTCACCCACCTGTACATCCACCCCAATATCGCTGTGGATAGCACGATGGAACTGAATCACGAGCTCGAGGGTTCCGACGCTAATAGTGAAAAACTCTTCGCGACGGTTGCCCAGGAGGAGCGTCGGAAATTAGATCCCGATGCAACTCTGCATAAAGAGGATCGTTAA
- a CDS encoding ImmA/IrrE family metallo-endopeptidase, which translates to MVAPPLCVSSHTGGEKGRWYSDTRTIGLRKDLHPTLRYCTLAHELGHALNNHDSRAEAWLRDRQEREADIFAANVLIDPSEYKSAELLYGPRYGAIAHEIGVTVHLIKVWAAHHTPQRIIP; encoded by the coding sequence GTGGTCGCTCCTCCTCTGTGCGTGTCCTCCCACACCGGTGGCGAGAAAGGCCGCTGGTACAGCGACACCCGAACAATAGGCCTCAGAAAAGACCTCCACCCCACACTGCGCTACTGCACACTCGCCCACGAACTAGGCCACGCCCTCAACAACCACGACAGTAGGGCCGAAGCCTGGCTTAGGGACCGGCAAGAGCGGGAAGCTGACATTTTCGCAGCTAACGTTTTGATCGACCCCAGCGAATACAAAAGCGCAGAGCTACTCTACGGCCCCCGCTACGGGGCTATTGCCCACGAAATAGGTGTCACCGTGCACCTCATCAAAGTGTGGGCGGCGCACCACACTCCCCAAAGGATAATTCCATGA
- a CDS encoding MFS transporter: protein MNAPPITTDSSDSAVTTTPSRHGLSPAGKTAPEGENTIVDLAGAEEHSRTNIRRSVTSSFIGNFIEWFDYAMYGYLAVVIASVFFPESDSNVGLVLTFGLFAISFLIRPIGAIFWGHIGDRLGRKTTLSWSILLMSGATMCIAFLPGYDHIGILAPLLLLALRLVQGFSAAGEYAGAGTMLTEIAPSGRRGLYAAIVPASTASGLLLGSLLAALLNGILSDANLHSWGWRIPFLLAAPLGLIGLWIRRHMDETNEFQRAQESEEVAVGTGEPQKSPLAMVWKEPKALGIALAASLLNAIGFYVILSYLPTYLSEELGQNHTDSFIATSVTLFAYIFSVLFTGWLSDRVGRKRIMLTASIAFVVTIVPAFMLLDGAGLFLVIVIQLCMGMALALNDGVLPSFLSEQFSTKVRLSGFALTFNAANAVFGGSAAMVATLLIGWTGSDLAPGFYLMAAAVVTFFAVLAARETSKHELKRG from the coding sequence ATGAATGCTCCACCAATAACGACGGATTCCTCAGATTCCGCCGTAACGACAACCCCGAGTCGCCATGGACTCAGCCCCGCAGGAAAAACCGCACCAGAAGGAGAAAACACAATCGTCGACCTAGCAGGTGCGGAGGAACATTCCCGTACGAACATTCGTCGCTCTGTCACCTCTAGCTTTATCGGTAACTTCATCGAGTGGTTCGACTACGCCATGTACGGCTACCTCGCCGTCGTCATCGCCTCGGTTTTCTTCCCTGAATCGGACTCCAATGTCGGGCTTGTTCTCACTTTCGGGCTCTTCGCCATCAGCTTCCTCATCCGGCCCATCGGGGCGATTTTTTGGGGACATATCGGCGATCGCCTCGGGCGCAAAACAACTCTGTCGTGGTCAATTCTTCTGATGTCCGGCGCCACCATGTGCATCGCTTTCCTTCCCGGTTACGACCACATCGGTATTCTCGCCCCGCTCCTTCTCCTCGCGCTTCGCCTCGTCCAGGGGTTCTCCGCCGCCGGAGAATATGCCGGTGCAGGAACAATGCTTACCGAAATCGCACCATCCGGTCGTCGCGGGCTCTATGCCGCCATCGTGCCGGCGTCCACCGCGTCGGGATTACTCCTCGGCTCTTTACTCGCCGCGCTGCTTAATGGAATTCTTTCCGACGCGAATCTGCACTCGTGGGGCTGGCGGATCCCCTTCCTCCTCGCCGCTCCCCTCGGGCTCATAGGGCTGTGGATCCGTCGTCACATGGATGAGACCAATGAATTCCAGCGCGCACAGGAATCGGAGGAAGTTGCCGTCGGCACTGGTGAACCCCAGAAATCTCCCCTGGCCATGGTGTGGAAGGAACCCAAGGCTCTCGGTATCGCTCTTGCCGCATCCTTGCTGAATGCGATCGGGTTTTATGTCATCCTGTCATATTTGCCTACGTATCTGAGCGAAGAATTAGGGCAGAATCACACGGATTCCTTCATTGCCACGTCGGTCACTCTGTTTGCCTATATCTTCAGCGTCCTCTTCACCGGATGGCTATCCGACCGAGTAGGCCGCAAGAGGATTATGCTCACCGCGTCCATTGCTTTTGTCGTCACCATTGTTCCGGCATTCATGCTCCTTGACGGTGCGGGATTGTTCCTCGTCATTGTGATCCAGTTGTGCATGGGAATGGCCCTCGCTCTTAACGACGGTGTTTTGCCCTCGTTCCTTTCCGAGCAATTCAGCACCAAGGTTCGGCTGAGCGGTTTTGCTCTGACCTTTAACGCCGCCAATGCGGTTTTCGGTGGAAGCGCAGCGATGGTTGCCACGCTGCTAATCGGCTGGACGGGATCAGATCTCGCACCCGGCTTTTATCTCATGGCAGCGGCCGTCGTCACATTTTTTGCGGTCCTTGCAGCACGCGAAACTAGTAAACACGAATTAAAGAGAGGATAG